A genomic segment from Castor canadensis chromosome 1, mCasCan1.hap1v2, whole genome shotgun sequence encodes:
- the LOC109689756 gene encoding uncharacterized protein has protein sequence MSCCDCSGGCGSCGGCGSSGCVPVCCCVPACACPSCGSCGGSKGGCGSCGGSKGGCGSCGGSKGGCGSCGGSKGGCGSCGGSKGGCGSCGGSCGGCGSCGGCGSCGGSKGGCGSCGGSKGGCSSCGGSKGGCGSCGGSKGGCGSCGGSKGGCGSCGGSKGGCGSCGGSKGGCGSCGGCGSCGGSKGGCGSCGGSKGGCGSSGCVPVCCCVPACPCSSCGSCGGCQSSCCKPCCSQSSCCVPVCSQSSCCKPCCSQSSCCNPCCSQSSCCKPCCCVPVCCQSSCCKPCCSQSSCCVPVCCQTSCCKPCCSQSSCCVPVCCQCKI, from the coding sequence ATGAGCTGCTGTGACTGCTCCGGAGGCTGTGGCTCCTGTGGGGGCTGTGGCTCCAGTGGCTGTGTGCCCGTGTGCTGCTGTGTGCCAGCCTGTGCCTGCCCCAGCTGTGGCTCCTGTGGGGGCTCCAAGGGAGGCTGTGGTTCCTGTGGAGGCTCCAAGGGAGGCTGTGGTTCCTGTGGAGGCTCCAAGGGAGGCTGTGGTTCCTGTGGGGGATCCAAGGGGGGCTGTGGTTCCTGTGGGGGATCCAAGGGAGGCTGTGGTTCCTGTGGGGGCTCCTGTGGGGGCTGTGGCTCCTGTGGAGGCTGTGGTTCCTGTGGGGGATCCAAGGGAGGCTGTGGTTCCTGTGGAGGCTCCAAGGGAGGCTGTAGTTCCTGTGGGGGCTCCAAGGGAGGCTGTGGTTCCTGTGGGGGATCCAAGGGAGGCTGTGGTTCCTGTGGAGGCTCCAAGGGAGGCTGTGGTTCCTGTGGAGGCTCCAAGGGGGGCTGTGGTTCCTGTGGAGGCTCCAAGGGAGGCTGTGGCTCCTGTGGAGGCTGTGGTTCCTGTGGAGGATCCAAGGGGGGCTGTGGCTCCTGTGGAGGCTCCAAGGGAGGCTGTGGTTCCAGTGGCTGTGTGCCTGTGTGCTGCTGTGTGCCAGCCTGTCCCTGCTCCAGCTGTGGCTCCTGTGGGGGCTGCCAGTCCAGCTGCTGCAAGCCCTGCTGCTCCCAGTCCAGCTGCTGTGTCCCAGTGTGCTCCCAGTCCAGCTGCTGCAAGCCCTGCTGCTCCCAGTCCAGCTGCTGCAATCCCTGCTGCTCCCAGTCCAGCTGCTGCAAGCCCTGCTGCTGTGTCCCTGTGTGCTGCCAGTCCAGCTGCTGCAAGCCCTGCTGCTCCCAGTCCAGCTGCTGTGTCCCCGTGTGCTGCCAGACCAGTTGCTGCAAGCCCTGCTGCTCCCAGTCCAGCTGCTGTGTCCCCGTGTGCTGCCAGTGCAAGATCTGA